aatactttttataagaattagaacatatttttctttaagaatttttaatagcaGGCAGCCAGCTCTCATTTTCggcacataaaatttttgagcatttcacaTAGGTAACTACCTCCCCCTTCTAAAAGATagcttctgtattttaatatatttaatagaattgtaggattttggatgcatctattgtgagagcttaacaatttttattaattattaaattattttgtgcaatatttaaattaaatttttatgtaaattattaattatttttattttaagttgaaaaggtgaaaataggcctaccggagaaccgaacacctaaaaaaagtctgtaacgcgctttattgcaaacctttggggtggtgtggaaaatgcaaaacttaaatatttaaaaataaattatcaaaaatactatacggatgagaattagaacgatgtattaaaaattcagcttcaaatgcctaaatatcttctttccaaattaaaattattggtaataatatttcaaaaacttacgaatacaaaacgttttatgttttctgtctgtcaattgaaaacaaatacattcagaagaaaactcaccaccgagaaatctaaaaacagggctgctttttattaatatgaactcactacataaagaatatctgactatcagtaaatgatatttttatgggcgaaacatgacacactatgacgtttaaatcaaatattagtaaatatatgtcattaataaataatttccttttatattaagcaacaatatttatagtttttgttatttaatagaataaatttgctaagtatttactgcttcaatatatacagcactgtgttgctacctctgaaaatccaagatggccgctattagctaccacgaaaaggttatctactgtatatactgtggctgtacgacgtaccggccattatttgatcgagtagttgcgGCTTTCGAGTAGCTCTTACAATACTGATTTTCtagagttttatttaatattcgtggaagtttccctatctcttgaaatttccttaattgtgaattaaggtattgatttgattttttctcaacttgagttggtatggtggtaacTAATtttgtaactagtccactttgtgtttcgctgtgtagcgtttgagctttttgtgcctttgagcaacagggtgtctcttggcaatttttacagttttgggtttcgggatttgcttttgcaattaaacccatggtttttttaatatgcgcCCTTTTTTGGTGTGATAGGggatatgtgctgtaatgaagcattgtgtgatgtcttttgtgacaatgtaagcaattaaatttgcttttgcaacttttaagattgtgtgtatgggacaagcagtttgtacagagtctttttgatctgacaaagttgttcctttcgttaatgtttaattttttaaacttctcgcaagttttaagcttatgccctcttgtgcatagttcgcatgacatatgttttctttgttccgatgtgaacgattgtattttgttaaaaattcgatttgatttgtttttgcttctagcttggggtctatttaagcttccattttggtcgttattagttttgattattttttcttctaacctttccgcaatttcatattgggtggtgagaaaatctttcatttgttgccacgttgggcactttttccgtgatgagagcgattgctcccatagaagtaacgacttttctggtaatgcggcggtgcaaatgtttaccagaattgggtcccagctgtctgtgggaatatttagtgtcgatagaatcgacaaacaattggaaacagtggattctagtttgatgaattctacacttgttcctttcttaatttttggcaagttcattagtgtcgttacttgcttatcgaccagtattctgtcgttttcatatctagcttttagagcttcccaagccaaattgaaattgtcgtcatttaatgcgaactgtttgactatttcgcctgcttgacctttagttttgtatctgaggtgatacaatttttgcgcatgcgataattgaggatggttgatgtaaacggctgtaaacatgtcccggaaggacggccattcttcataacctccataaaatgtttctgtgtcacatgcgggcacctcgaggtggatgcctgaacttgcctcttgatattgttgcatttgtggcagctctactctactgtggggagtaggtgcaattgctttaattagctttagttgatcggagatcacagctttcgtttcttcgtattggtctaagcagttttcgtaaatatggCGTAAGccgataatttaaaattttgtggtagatctgaatcgtcagcaTCTACAATGGcctcatgagccgcttggagccgagtccaaaaatttgtaagattttgactttttatttccaataatGATTCCGAGTTTTCATGAATCGGGGAATaagcaaatctagtgcagtatcttgttaaactgtcactttctgaaataaatttaatagcctgttttgagcgtgtagctcctgcaggtgtatttgggctcttttcttcagaaatcattttttgtacttttagaTATTGAATCGATTTAGATTCCTTAGAATCTCCGTTCATTTAGATAAtaggtaaaaattgaaaatatgagaCAGAAAAAACTTCTCTCAGTGTATTTATGGTGTTAATAAATACGTTTGAATCTTTAGGATACGCGGTTTGTATGGTTGTTGTATACACAAGTATCTAATAACGAACGCGTATTTCGTTTTCcttattataaaattgtatttttgttgtatccgCAAGGTAGGAACCAACGAAGGAGTGTTTCGTTTtccttattttaaaattgtatttttgttgtatccgTATACGCAATGGCCGAACTAACGAGCGAGTGTTTCGTTTTCGTTATCCTAATAGTTGTGctattttatttagtatttttgttctttttttcgattttatttattgcttcgcACTCGTTCGTTTATAATTGCGTATACGGGGGAtaataagtaaagaaaaaagGGTTAATGACctttgtatataaagattttttccgTTTGCaatcctgttttttttttttttttattttttattttttttttttatttttttattttttatttttattttttttccaaaatatttaaattgtaaatgaagattttatttaattatgtatcCTATGTACATACGTTATATATCTACATCGGCATAAGCAAATTGTATGCcgtgtatattattttacagGCACGAATAACGCCgtatgaaaaatgtatatacatatgtatgctatttTAGCGCAAATGGGAAGATTTGTGGAAGTTATAACTTTTACTTTGTTGTTACtagcatatgtgtgtatgttaatTTATCTTGTTCAAattgtatgtaatatatatatatgtatatgtaatgtatatgtatatacgttgtGAAtattgtgcatatatgtatgtatggttgatattgttccttttattttaattttcgaaattgccTTAGCTTACTTgccaatcctgcttatactgttTTAGTATTTTGCGGAAAATATTGTCAAGTGAAtacttgaaaatgtttttttttttttgtataaactttGTGTGTTTGGGAACACAAGTGTAAGCATAACTAGGCCTTTAACagatatgtagtacatatatgccagtatatatataattatatatcatactatatactgttcatacatatattgtatgtacatatgtaatgtaccaaactgttttcggtttcccGGAAATCAACCGTAAGTTCAAACAGTTTGGTAGCAACCGTTTTATTAAAGTATACAGTTGTTAGAAAAATGAACTGTAACTTTcaccatacatatatgccactatataaaaattttatatgaataaatGGAGTCGATACACTCTTTGAGCCGCTTCTCTATTTGAGGGCTTTAGTATGCGGTATTTGAGGGTTTTCGGTTGTTTGCATTTGTCGCTGTCCCAGTTGTATCCTATTTCTTTcctgttgctgctgatgttgaCGTTGTTAGGGTTGGTCGCTGTATCCCTTTCCTTTTGAGCTCTTCCTGTGGTTGTTTGGTATGTACagatgtattttattttcaccagtagtaatattatttattatttttgtttgaaatttattgcaCTTTAGGTTTATTGTTTTCCTTTCTTGTTTGGTTGTAAACTTCGCGCCCGtttagaataaattaatttacgcgcccgggttttttttttgtttagttgttCAGCACAATGTTGTATGTAGgaaattaatatgtatttatatgtctCAAACGCGTTTTAAAATTTATCGtattagcataaaatttttatttttttttttttgattttgattaaaaattttttgattttttttgtaacggTAGGAAACCGTTTTGTGTTTTCCGTTTTCAActtcttttaaatttcacttgcaATAAAcactttgtatatacatatgtatattgcacttaattttgtatatttgtatatgtgtatgtatatgtcgctTTTCACTTGTGCACAAAATTTGCAAGCTTTTAATACGTTTTATGTCACAGAAGttgattttctttgtttttttccaaTAGTGCCGTtctatccggctcgaaggaccaatgagTAATTTCGTAACCATtagatacaaatgtatatatgtatgtatatctttaaaTGGTTATCACGCACAATCGAAATAAAAGTACCGGGTACACTTGAGTTTATAATgaaaatgtatgtaatttattataaaaatcttttcttttgtataattttattttgaagttaaatctccaatgttaattttaacagataagttaaatgttttaaaatttaatgttattagATTGTGGGGGCACAGTGGTAATTGCAGCGCGCGAGATTGGTGTCCAAAAAACGAGGGTATATAGAACGGATGGTGATGCTCGAACTGTGtgtgacgcggcgcagtgtcaACGAATTGCGTAAGCGAAATGTGTCTGCTTTctcgttgtccatccttttttaTAAGCTTGTTGGTGTATAGGCTTGTGTTGTCGTGTTCTCAGCTGTGGTGAACTAAGCTTtcttattagggtgcgccagttttttccgggtagagtgggtggatgcttaagtcatttaaacagagtccaacattcgaaggactattatttgaccaaaaatcacattttaaccattaaccactcctcgtattcacctgatatggcaccgtgccttcttcttccttttcggaaaaatgcattttctaatgaaaggaaagcgttatgcgggcgtagagaccattcaaaaggcttgcaccggcatactggcggccataccggccaaccggttaaaacactcgtttgacatgcttttggaccgtgcaaaaagctgtattgaagcagaaggagactattttaataaaataaattgattttgccgaaaaaatcatttgttctcttttttttaagtcttgtttactttggaaagcaccttgtatatgttaaagttgttgtgattgttaatttatttctttgttaatttcttttgtttatatatacttttaaaatCCTTATGTTGGTGTATAGGTACACCCTACtacttggacttgtatgtgtgtacttatgttttgtgtaattgagagctcgttgaagaaatatttactcTGGTGAATTGAGCTTTGTTTTATTAGGGTGCGTCAGTTTTCACGGGTAGAGTGGATGAggtttaactcatttaaacagtaaTATATTGGAAATTTGTGCATCGTTAGAAGTTTTGTTctgttatttaaattattaaatgtatTCATAAAACGAATTAAATGTAATACTAATTACAATActaattaaactataaaaacatttatttgcagatttattattaattgtaaactttGGAGAAAATGTTTACCAATCACGACGCTACTTGCACTGGATATAAACTATATAATGATATCTTCATATTTCTTCTTATGAGGATGTAGTTTGTCGCCACCTATAATTACATCTTTTTCAGCAGAAAACTTTCCACTTTACAAAAATTCGAAGAATTCCATTGcgtattcaaaattaaatttcaaacttctGAAACTTTAAAGCCGTTTTTGGTAAAACGCTTATTTTAGAGACCATAGTCTTTTAAGAGATTTGGAACTAAGTTTCCTAATATTCCAATTGTATCCCGTTATTTGTATAGCTATGTATATTATAGTGGATCGTGCTTTTCTATGGAGATTTGTTACACATCCAATCCTTCAGTGAAAATGGCTGTGGGCTGCGGATAGTTGACTTGTATATGACAAATCATATTATACTGTTGAAAAGAATGAGTTACTTATGCAACTTGACAAATAATTATGCACGTGATAATGAGGAGCTCTTAAAGTCGACCATATACTACGTAAAAT
Above is a genomic segment from Bactrocera neohumeralis isolate Rockhampton unplaced genomic scaffold, APGP_CSIRO_Bneo_wtdbg2-racon-allhic-juicebox.fasta_v2 cluster09, whole genome shotgun sequence containing:
- the LOC126764134 gene encoding uncharacterized protein LOC126764134, with protein sequence MKDFLTTQYEIAERLEEKIIKTNNDQNGSLNRPQARSKNKSNRIFNKIQSFTSEQRKHMSCELCTRGHKLKTCEKFKKLNINERNNFVRSKRLCTNCLSHTHNLKSCKSKFNCLHCHKRHHTMLHYSTYPLSHQKRAHIKKTMGLIAKANPETQNCKNCQETPCCSKAQKAQTLHSETQSGLVTKLVTTIPTQVEKKSNQYLNSQLRKFQEIGKLPRILNKTLENQYCKSYSKAATTRSNNGRYVVQLPLEPQFSNTPQIGIKNKVRVTSDSPYIKSTYSFWPRRMAFANNGKNTMLNKS